The following proteins are co-located in the Plasmodium vinckei vinckei genome assembly, chromosome: PVVCY_11 genome:
- a CDS encoding anaphase-promoting complex subunit, putative codes for MEKKNSSMSDYLNFLTIAVHLSKKYNLKFQKKLYQDLLDNYFYKKKHKIINNVFINEPYLNYGDLNELYKYTKAKCNESNCDNIIKYGYVYSCYKLKKEKRKDIVLMILDDDFLKYSCNSNINNNYDDRYKYYEQKDIKVYENNFYNVKCMPGYSIGYYLLGKIYEKELKEEWFDERRKKLLIDISFYCYYLCFKSCPFLICSLRKLLILHGKFYCNNMYIEEVKKVSKFYNFEIDIYKKWKNRSLNHNKDGEEDMKENFDSSIIELIDLKQINVINIKNGDSILSLIEEENINRYFLEWTNSFKDHVNENICKVNNIISKIGINDLAVIGKFYFHFYINNFKRCLMILEEWENEPVFSICIFYIKGLCYFLLRNYEKSIVFFEVIQDIDCYFTKHLPFLSTCYWHKKDIEKIEYILTEYPKKELNEHFLCVIGNYFSLKNKKEIAASFFRKAIQLNIYYEYSYILYSCETKYLGETQKSALALAKCLKINPCNFKAHLLLSIILFEERSFELCNFHLSLCLKLNNTDGLICLYLASIYNYNGKYESALLCLKHAEENIYNKIELFIMQGIIFLKIKRNVDALNSFLKAQKINPKCNYINTLVAFTLVLENKFETAKKIIKEIILENSQDANKNMLKYIYKCCDLKAASSNCVLNKIEHFLMDRKFREIYTFENSLLE; via the coding sequence atggaaaaaaagaatagcAGCATGTCTGATTACTTAAACTTCTTAACAATTGCTGTTCATTTatcgaaaaaatataatttaaaatttcaaaaGAAATTATATCAAGATCTTTtagataattatttttataaaaaaaaacataagataataaataacGTATTTATTAATGAGCCTTATTTAAACTATGGTGATTTAAATGagttatacaaatatacaaaGGCCAAATGTAATGAAAGTAATtgtgataatataattaaatatggaTATGTTTACTCGTGTTATAagctaaaaaaagaaaagagaAAAGACATAGTTTTAATGATCCTAGATGATGATTTTCTAAAATATAGTTGCAATtctaatataaataataattatgatgataggtataaatattatgaacaaaaagatataaaagtttatgaaaataactTTTATAATGTAAAATGTATGCCGGGGTATAGTATAGGATATTATTTACTcggtaaaatatatgaaaaggAGTTAAAGGAAGAATGGTTTGAtgaaagaagaaaaaaattattaatagatatatcattttattgttattatttatgttttaaatcatgcccatttttaatatgttcACTTCGAAAGTTATTAATATTGCATGGGAAGTTttattgtaataatatgtatatagaagaggtaaaaaaagtttcaaaattttataattttgaaatagacatatataaaaaatggaaaaatcgATCATTAAATCATAATAAGGATGGCGAAGAGGATatgaaagaaaattttGACAGTAGTATTATAGAACTTATTgatttaaaacaaataaatgttataaatataaaaaatggtgattctatattatcattgattgaagaagaaaacataaataGGTATTTCTTAGAATGGACAAATAGTTTTAAAGATCATGTAAACgaaaatatttgtaaagtaaataatattatttctaaAATTGGTATCAACGATTTAGCAGTAATAGGaaagttttattttcatttttatataaataattttaaaaggtGTTTAATGATATTAGAAGAATGGGAAAATGAACCAGTTTTTagtatatgcattttttatataaaaggtttatgctattttttgcttcggaattatgaaaaatctATAGTTTTTTTCGAAGTTATTCAAGATATAGACTGCTATTTTACAAAGCATttaccatttttatcaacatGTTATTGGCACAAAAAGGATATcgaaaaaatagaatatattttaacagAATATCCAAAGAAAGAACTAAATGAACATTTTCTTTGTGTTATaggaaattatttttctttaaaaaataagaaagaAATTGCCGCGAGTTTTTTTCGAAAAGCAAtacaattaaatatatattatgaatactcatatattctttattcTTGTGAAACTAAATATTTAGGGGAAACCCAAAAGTCAGCTTTAGCTTTGGCAAAATGTCTTAAAATAAATCCATGTAACTTTAAAGcgcatttattattaagtattatattatttgaagaACGAAGCTTTGAATTGtgtaattttcatttaagcTTATGTCTAAAACTAAACAATACCGATGGACTGATATGCTTATATTTAGCttcaatatataattacaatGGAAAATATGAAAGCGCATTACTTTGTTTAAAGCATGCAGAAGAaaacatttataataaaattgagcTATTCATAATGCAaggtataatatttttaaaaataaagagaaATGTAGACGCATTGAATAGTTTTTTAAAAgctcaaaaaataaatcccaaatgtaattatataaacacaCTTGTAGCATTTACATTGGTTCTAGAAAACAAGTTCGAAAccgcaaaaaaaataataaaagaaataatccTTGAAAATTCACAGGATGCcaacaaaaatatgttgaaatatatttataaatgctGTGATTTAAAAGCTGCTTCCTCGAATTGCGTGTTAAATAAAATCGAGCATTTTCTTATGGACAGAAAATTTCgagaaatatatacttttgaGAATTCATTATTAGAATAA
- a CDS encoding skeleton-binding protein 1, putative, translating to MLIEEFPNSPETNPISVIGDDPGPSVQTAIDSAYDAQPSTSTQNYDIPTSDDSQNRGAMGEGVDEMLKDEGFVNFLNTLGLLAKLQDENAKAEKLNPVNNEEGHAVQVQPKNTPNLFLPQYDISPHGGWISPLYKFQFFLTYVNEVGRIFRGRMLITLFGAIVALSLLYAVQYTDLFSIKDKFKKKKKKKKKGKKEKKEKKKKKERKEDDERQRLKEIKENEEKQRIKEVKENEEGQSIEDRKERKKKKENDERQRIKERKGNEERHGTRDRKERKEHEERHGTRDRKERKEHEERHSTRDRKERKEHEERHSTRDRKERKEHEERHSTRDRKERKDHEERHSTRDRKERKEHNKQTEPTEATKKTDLTGETKKTEPPESTNKTEQTGEAKKSDLTGETKKTEPAESTNKTEQTGETKKTDLTGEAKKTDLTGEAKKTDLTGEAKKTDLTGEAKKTDLTEAPKKTEPTGEILNPEPTSKFAPKYQIYK from the exons ATGCTTATTGAAGAATTTCCAAACTCCCCTGAGACAAATCCAATATCTGTTATTGGAGATGACCCAGGTCCTAGTGTACAAACTGCAATTGATTCTGCTTATGATGCTCAACCATCAACTAGTACtcaaaattatgatatacCAACAAGTGACGATTCACAAAATCGAGGAGCAATGGGTGAAGGAGTTGATGAAATGCTTAAGGATGAAGgctttgttaattttttaaatacattaGGTTTATTAGCCAAATTACAAGATGAAAATGCGAAAGCAGAAAAACTAAATCCTGTCAATAATGAAGAGGGCCATGCAGTACAAGTACAACCCAAAAATACTCCTAACTTATTTCTTCCACAATATGATATTAGCCCACATGGTGGATGGATATCccctttatataaatttcaaTTCTTTCTTACCTATGTCAATGAAGTTGGAAGAATATTTCGCGGAAGAATGCTAATAACATTATTTGGTGCTATTGTCGCcctttctttattatatgctGTTCAATACACcgatttattttctataaag gataaatttaaaaaaaaaaaaaaaaagaaaaaaaaaggaaaaaaagagaaaaaagaaaaaaaaaaaaaaaaagaaagaaaagaaGACGACGAAAGACAAAGGCTAAAAGAAATcaaagaaaatgaagaaaaacaaaGGATAAAAGaagtaaaagaaaatgaagaaggACAAAGCATAGAAGACagaaaagaaagaaaaaaaaaaaaagaaaacgaCGAAAGACAAAGgataaaagaaagaaaaggAAATGAAGAAAGACACGGCACAAGAGATagaaaagaaagaaaagaaCACGAAGAAAGACACGGCACAAGAGATagaaaagaaagaaaagaaCACGAAGAAAGACACAGTACAAGAGATagaaaagaaagaaaagaaCATGAAGAAAGACACAGTACAAGAGATagaaaagaaagaaaagaaCATGAAGAAAGACACAGCACAAGAGATagaaaagaaagaaaagaCCACGAAGAAAGACACAGCACAAGAGATagaaaagaaagaaaagaGCATAACAAACAAACAGAACCAACAGAAGCAACCAAAAAAACGGATTTAACAGGAGAAACCAAGAAAACGGAACCACCAGAATCAACCAATAAAACAGAACAAACAGGGGAAGCCAAGAAATCGGATCTAACAGGAGAAACCAAGAAAACGGAACCAGCAGAATCAACCAATAAAACAGAACAAACAGGGGAAACCAAGAAAACAGATTTAACAGGAGAAGCCAAGAAAACAGATTTAACAGGAGAAGCCAAGAAAACAGATTTAACAGGAGAAGCCAAGAAAACAGATTTAACAGGAGAAGCCAAGAAAACAGATTTAACAGAAGCACCCAAGAAAACGGAACCAACAGGAGAAATACTGAACCCGGAACCAACATCGAAATTCGCGCCAAAATACCAAATTTACAAATAG
- a CDS encoding rhoptry-associated protein 2/3, putative: MNPKHIIYLFISFFFCHVAYGDKCSEPLTSIKFENFSLFHLVKAHDDSEEKLGTWIHFFFNQYRDVELAVKYMQRLNINLINQEDQACFIRGFNIYMIHMLASQIKIVTKNGAKNFYEEKYSTIKHYCTDLLEVANTISLHKYLDSIIMSSELARKAEGNLGILKSLIKKVSMEHPAMFTADPMKTLSAVKMVESIDDPSVDVSKFAIRDYQLLAIFSLKSHYYNANLNNPILHVREDIDSKIRLWFRKRSKLFPLYKTHAMMEGPMHCNVNGKTYYDTPDFFVQGFFSAIKEKMTKIYTHFLNNFNSAVEKKSYKIESLKGIRYLKSLFLRKTFPNFVRLHVDYIETELNFLKETFLDMYDNTISCYANEYSNLAGNNYVSSKIFTT, from the coding sequence ATGAATCcaaaacatattatatatttattcatttccttttttttctgcCATGTTGCATATGGAGATAAGTGTTCAGAGCCTCTTACAAGTATTAAATTCGaaaatttttcattgttTCATTTGGTTAAAGCTCATGATGATAGCGAAGAGAAATTAGGTACTTggattcattttttttttaatcaatATCGTGACGTTGAACTTgctgtaaaatatatgcagagattaaatataaatcttATAAATCAAGAAGATCAAGCATGCTTTATAAGAggatttaatatatacatgatTCATATGCTTGCTAGTCAAATTAAAATCGTAACAAAAAACGGAGCAAAGAATTTttatgaagaaaaatattctaCTATAAAACATTATTGCACGGATTTATTGGAGGTAGCAAACACAATATCACTTCATAAATACTTAGATAGTATAATTATGAGTTCTGAACTTGCTAGAAAAGCAGAAGGAAATCTTGGTATCTTAAAAAGTTTGATAAAGAAAGTGAGTATGGAACATCCTGCAATGTTTACAGCTGATCCTATGAAAACTTTAAGCGCTGTTAAAATGGTTGAAAGTATTGACGACCCATCCGTGGATGTTTCAAAGTTTGCTATCCGTGATTATCAATTATTAGCTATATTCAGTTTGAAAAGTCATTATTACAATGCAAATCTCAATAATCCCATACTACATGTTCGAGAAGATATTGATAGTAAAATACGCTTATGGTTTAGAAAACGTAGTAAATTATTTCCTTTATATAAGACTCACGCAATGATGGAGGGACCTATGCATTGTAATGTAAATGGAAAGACCTATTATGACACCCCCGATTTTTTCGTTCAAGGATTTTTTTCAGctattaaagaaaaaatgacGAAAATATACACACATTTTTTGAACAATTTTAACAGTGcagtagaaaaaaaatcatataaaatagaatCATTAAAAGGTATAagatatttaaaaagtcTTTTCCTAAGAAAAACCTTTCCAAATTTTGTAAGATTACATGTTGATTACATAGAAACCGAATTAAACTTCTTAAAAGAAACTTTTCTTGATATGTATGATAATACTATAAGTTGTTACGCCAATGAATATTCTAATCTAGCTGGTAACAATTATGTAAGTTCTAAGATATTTACTACTTGA